From Juglans regia cultivar Chandler chromosome 8, Walnut 2.0, whole genome shotgun sequence, the proteins below share one genomic window:
- the LOC118349191 gene encoding uncharacterized protein LOC118349191, giving the protein MEDIREVAKAYYVNLTKQQQEKAQDDFKKMKLENNNSMSLTDFLDFFLQDNYPKTVACSLFKDLDVNGDGSLDFDEFITLFYLYQSKRLLYCRGCETFLNGLYFTCIKCFDSTSNRYDLCLLCYQKKNIQHHRDAVFLDNYALLRRNIKRLSETAVDPVQENDNKIKEDVDESGQVKNVENEGQYISELRDHQKNEANEVVANASNQLEKITNQTVANIQRYGENEVANASNQLENEVANASNQLEKIANRKVENMHRYRNRERVGKAFSKLGANITSKVTSGISKATDKTDCNVM; this is encoded by the exons ATGGAGGACATCCGTGAGGTTGCTAAAGCTTATTACGTAAACTTGACAAAGCAGCAGCAGGAGAAAGCCCAGGATGATTtcaaaaagatgaagttggaaaacaataataGCATGAGCCTTACTGATTTCTTGGATTTCTTCCTGCAAGACAATTATCCAAAAACTGTTGCTTGTTCTTTGTTCAAGGATCTAGACGTAAATGGTGATGGCAGCCTGGATTTCGACGAGTTTATCACCTTGTTCTATCTGTATCAAAGCAAGAGGCTACTGTATTGTCGTGGCTGTGAAACGTTTCTTAATGGACTCTATTTTACTTGCATCAAATGCTTTGATTCCACCAGTAATAGGTATGACCTCTGCTTATTATGTtaccagaaaaaaaatattcaacatcATAGAGATGCAGTCTTCTTGGACAACTACGCTTTACTCCGCCGGAACATCAAACGATTATCGGAAACGGCAGTAGACCCAGTTCAG GAAAACgataataaaatcaaagaagACGTAGATGAATCTGGCCAA GTAAAAAACGTTGAAAATGAAGGTCAATATATCTCTGAATTAAGGGATCATCAG AAAAATGAAGCAAATGAAGTCGTCGCAAATGCATCTAACCAGCTG gaaaaaattacaaatcaaactGTTGCAAACATACAACGTTACGGG GAAAATGAAGTTGCAAATGCATCTAACCAGCTG GAAAATGAAGTCGCAAATGCATCTAACCAGCTG GAAAAAATTGCAAATCGAAAAGTTGAAAACATGCATCGTTACCGG AATCGCGAGCGAGTCGGCAAGGCATTTTCAAAACTAGGAGCAAACATCACATCAAAAGTTACAAGCGGCATCTCAAAGGCTACTGACAAAACCGATTGCAATGTCATGTGA